A region from the Vicia villosa cultivar HV-30 ecotype Madison, WI linkage group LG3, Vvil1.0, whole genome shotgun sequence genome encodes:
- the LOC131662516 gene encoding probable xyloglucan 6-xylosyltransferase 3, with the protein MGQENHLTQKRTTSVGGLPTSTTTTPTSSRNRALPRGRQIQKTFNNIKITILCGFVTILVLRGTIGVNLGTTQNDAVNQHVIEETNRILAEIRSDSDPADRNQTETFMSLNETYALGPKIRNWDTERRSWLGKNPEYPNFVRGKPRIMLLTGSPPKPCDNPIGDHYLLKSIKNKIDYCRLHGIEIVYNMAHLDMELAGYWAKLPMIRRLMLSHPEVEWIWWMDSDAFFTDMVFELPMSKYNDYNMILHGYPDLLFEQNSWIAVNTGSFLFRNCQWSLDLLDAWAPMGPKGPIREEAGKILTANLKGRPAFEADDQSALIYLLLSKKDKWMEKVFLENSFYLHGYWAGLVDRYEEMMEKYHPGLGDERWPFVTHFVGCKPCGSYGDYPVERCLSSMERAYNFADNQVLKLYGFRHRGLLSPKIKRIRNETVTPLDFVDQFDIRRQPAGKVESRN; encoded by the exons ATGGGGCAAGAGAATCACTTAACTCAAAAGAGAACAACCAGCGTCGGAGGCTTACCAACCTCCACAACAACAACCCCAACCTCCTCACGTAACCGAGCTCTCCCACGTGGCCGTCAGATCCAGAAAACATTCAACAACATCAAGATCACAATCCTCTGCGGGTTCGTCACCATTCTCGTCCTACGTGGCACCATCGGTGTTAATCTCGGGACGACGCAAAACGACGCTGTGAATCAGCATGTTATCGAGGAAACGAACCGGATCCTCGCGGAGATCCGATCTGATTCCGATCCGGCCGATCGGAATCAGACCGAGACTTTTATGAGTTTGAATGAGACTTATGCGCTGGGTCCTAAGATCCGGAATTGGGATACGGAGAGGAGAAGTTGGCTTGGGAAGAATCCTGAGTACCCTAATTTTGTTAGAGGGAAACCGAGGATCATGCTTCTTACGGGTTCGCCGCCGAAGCCGTGTGATAATCCTATTGgggatcattatcttttgaaatctATCAAGAATAAGATCGATTATTGCAG ATTGCATGGCATTGAAATTGTGTACAACATGGCTCACTTGGACATGGAGCTTGCAGGTTACTGGGCCAAATTGCCCATGATTCGGAGGCTCATGTTATCACACCCTGAGGTGGAGTGGATTTGGTGGATGGACAGTGATGCTTTCTTCACGGACATGGTGTTTGAGCTTCCCATGAGTAAATATAATGATTATAATATGATTCTTCATGGGTATCCTGATTTGTTGTTCGAGCAGAATTCTTGGATTGCGGTGAACACAGGAAGCTTTTTGTTTCGCAATTGTCAATGGTCCTTGGATTTGCTCGATGCTTGGGCCCCCATGGGCCCGAAAGGACCAATTCGGGAGGAAGCTGGAAAGATTTTGACAGCAAATCTCAAAGGAAGGCCTGCATTTGAGGCTGATGATCAATCGGCGTTGATATATTTATTGTTGTCAAAGAAGGACAAATGGATGGAAAAGGTATTTCTTGAGAATTCTTTTTATTTGCATGGTTATTGGGCTGGATTGGTGGATCGGTATGAAGAGATGATGGAGAAGTATCATCCAGGGTTAGGGGATGAGAGGTGGCCTTTTGTAACACATTTTGTGGGGTGTAAGCCTTGTGGAAGTTATGGAGATTATCCAGTGGAGAGATGCCTTAGTAGCATGGAGAGGGCTTACAATTTTGCTGATAATCAAGTGCTTAAGCTCTATGGGTTTAGGCACCGTGGATTGTTAAGTCCTAAAATCAAGCGGATCAGGAATGAGACGGTTACTCCTTTGGATTTTGTAGACCAGTTTGACATACGAAGGCAACCTGCAGGCAAGGTGGAATCAAGAAATTAG
- the LOC131662515 gene encoding putative phospholipid-transporting ATPase 9: protein MKIKKLNFSKIYSFRSGQKSNFRTENPQIGRQGFSRVVICNEQDSFESDFRNSYADNSVRSTKYTVANFLPKSLFEQFRRVANFYFLVTGILAFTNLAPYTAVSAILPLCIITGATMVKEGVEDWRRKKQDIEVNNRRVIFHKGDGNFEYTEWKNLKVGNIVKVKKDEFFPADLLLLSSSYDDAVCYVETMNLDGETNLKLKQGLEVTSSLNEDFKFRDFKAEVKCEDPNANLYSFVGSMEFDRQKYPLSPQQLLLRDSKLRNTDYVYGAVIFTGHDTKVIQNATDPPSKRSKIEKKMDKIIYFLFCVLFLIAFVGSILFGIVTKRDLHNGVMKRWYLRPDDSTIFFDPKRVAAASVFHFLTALMLYNFFIPISLYFSIELVKVLQCIFINQDINMYYEELDKPALARTSNLNEELGQIDTILSDKTGTLTCNSMEFIKCSVAGVAYGRGVTEVEQAIGNINNNSPMIHQQLNRSESESDDIREVRDRKEPIKGFNFMDERIMNGNWVNEPRADVIQKFFRLLSVCHTAIPEVNEDTGRVSYEAESPDEAAFVIAAREVGFKFYKRTQNSLSMKELDPVSGNEVNRTFKILNLLEFNSSRKRMSVIVKDEEGRILLLSKGADSVMFERLAKSGREFEEKTLEHMNEYADAGLRTLILAYRELDEEEYNEFDNKFSEVKNSVTVDRESLIEEVSDKIERNLILLGATAVEDKLQNGVPECIDKLAQAGIKIWVLTGDKMETAINIGFSCRLLRQGMKQIIIHLEIPDIQALEKNGDKKAIINASRESVYHQISEGSKLLSASKGPSQQTFALIIDGKSLVYALEDNTKNMFLELATRCASVICCRSSPKQKALVTRLVKEGTGKTTLAIGDGANDVGMLQEADVGVGISGVEGMQAVMSSDIAIAQFRYLERLLLVHGHWCYRRMSTMICYFFYKNITFGFTLFLYEVYASFSGQPAYNDWFLSFYSVLFSSLPAIALGVFDQDVSARYCHKFPILYQEGVQNVLFSWRRILSWMLNGFVSAIIIFFFCTKAIGLQAFDKDGQTAGKSMLGETMYTCVVWVVNLQMALSVRYFTLVQHIAIWGSIALWYFFMFVYGSLPPSFSTNAYKVFVEALAPTPSYWIVTLFVTLSSLIPYFSSSTIKMWFFPMHHERVQWMRYGDKKSNDPE, encoded by the exons ATGAAGATAAAGAAGCTTAATTTCAGCAAGATATATTCATTTAGAAGTggtcaaaaatcaaactttaggACAGAAAATCCACAGATTGGAAGACAAGGGTTTTCTAGGGTTGTTATATGTAATGAACAAGATAGTTTTGAATCAGATTTTAGGAATAGTTATGCTGATAATTCTGTTAGGTCAACAAAATATACAGTTGCTAATTTCTTGCCTAAGTCGTTGTTTGAGCAGTTTAGGAGGGTAGCTAATTTCTATTTCCTTGTTACTGGTATCTTGGCTTTCACTAATCTTGCTCCGTATACGGCGGTTAGTGCCATTCttcctctatgtatcattactggAGCAACTATGGTGAAAGAAGGTGTTGAAGATTGGCGTCGGAAAAAACAG GATATTGAGGTGAACAATAGAAGAGTTATATTTCACAAAGGTGATGGAAATTTCGAATATACGGAGTGGAAGAATCTCAAGGTGGGGAATATAGTGAAGGTAAAGAAGGATGAGTTCTTCCCTGCTGATCTCCTATTGCTTTCGTCGAGTTATGACGATGCAGTGTGTTATGTTGAGACTATGAACTTGGACGGGGAGACAAATTTGAAGCTAAAACAAGGATTGGAAGTAACTTCTTCCTTAAACGAGGACTTTAAATTCCGTGATTTCAAAGCGGAGGTCAAATGTGAAGATCCAAATGCAAATTTGTACTCATTTGTTGGGAGCATGGAGTTTGATAGACAAAAATATCCCCTTTCTCCTCAACAACTTCTTCTACGAGACTCTAAACTTCGTAACACGGACTATGTATATGGAGCAGTCATCTTTACCGGTCATGACACGAAGGTTATTCAAAATGCCACTGATCCTCCTTCGAAAAGAAGCAAAATAGAGAAGAAGATGGATAAGATTATCTACTTCttattttgtgttttgtttttaattgcaTTCGTTGGTTCTATTCTCTTTGGAATTGTAACTAAACGCGACTTACACAACGGAGTTATGAAAAGATGGTATCTAAGACCAGATGATTCCACCATTTTCTTCGATCCTAAAAGAGTTGCTGCAGCTTCTGTATTTCATTTTTTGACGGCCTTAATGCTATATAACTTCTTCATTCCAATCTCCTTGTATTTCTCAATAGAATTGGTCAAAGTCCTTCAATGCATCTTCATTAATCAAGATATCAATATGTACTATGAAGAACTGGACAAACCGGCTCTTGCCCGTACTTCAAACTTGAACGAAGAACTGGGTCAAATTGACACGATTCTTTCTGATAAAACTGGAACTTTGACTTGCAACTCGATGGAGTTCATCAAATGTTCGGTTGCTGGGGTAGCTTATGGTCGTGGTGTCACCGAGGTTGAGCAAGCCATtggtaatataaataataattcacCTATGATACATCAACAGCTTAATAGGTCGGAATCAGAATCAGATGATATCAGAGAAGTTCGTGATCGAAAAGAACCAATCAAAGGTTTTAACTTTATGGATGAAAGGATAATGAATGGAAATTGGGTTAATGAGCCTCGTGCGGATGTTATACAGAAGTTTTTCCGTTTATTGTCTGTGTGCCATACTGCCATACCTGAAGTAAATGAAGATACTGGAAGAGTGTCATATGAAGCTGAATCTCCTGATGAAGCGGCATTTGTGATTGCTGCAAGAGAAGTTGGTTTTAAATTCTATAAAAGGACCCAGAATAGTTTATCGATGAAAGAGTTGGATCCGGTATCTGGTAATGAAGTTAACAG GACATTCAAGATTCTCAATCTCTTGGAATTCAATAGTTCAAGGAAGAGAATGTCGGTGATAGTGAAAGATGAAGAAGGGAGAATTTTGTTACTCTCTAAAGGTGCCGACAG TGTCATGTTTGAAAGGCTTGCCAAGAGTGGGAGAGAGTTTGAAGAGAAAACTTTGGAACATATGAATGAGTATGCTGATGCAGGTTTAAGAACGTTGATACTGGCATATCGTGAACTCGATGAAGAAGAATATAATGAGTTCGACAATAAATTTTCCGAAGTGAAAAATTCAGTCACCGTAGACCGTGAATCGTTGATTGAGGAAGTATCAGATAAGATTGAGAGGAATCTAATCCTTCTTGGGGCCACTGCTGTAGAGGACAAGCTCCAAAACGGG GTTCCTGAATGTATTGACAAGCTTGCACAGGCTGGAATTAAGATATGGGTTTTGACTGGGGACAAAATGGAGACAGCCATCAACATCGG TTTTTCTTGTCGCTTGCTTCGACAAGGAATGAAACAGATTATAATTCATTTGGAGATTCCAGATATTCAAGCATTGGAAAAGAATGGAGACAAGAAGGCTATCATCAac GCATCAAGGGAAAGTGTGTATCATCAGATATCGGAAGGTTCTAAGCTGCTTTCTGCATCTAAAGGGCCCTCTCAGCAAACATTTGCTCTTATAATTGATGGAAAATCACTTGTTTATGCTCTTGAGGATAATACAAAGAACATGTTTTTAGAGCTTGCAACTCGCTGTGCATCTGTTATCTGCTGTCGCTCTTCACCAAAGCAGAAGGCACTG GTTACTAGACTGGTCAAAGAAGGAACTGGGAAGACAACATTAGCTATTGGTGATGGAGCTAATGATGTAGGAATGCTTCAAGAAGCTGATGTAGGTGTTGGAATCAGTGGTGTTGAAGGAATGCAG GCCGTTATGTCTAGTGATATTGCAATTGCGCAGTTCCGGTATTTAGAAAGATTACTTCTTGTACACGGACATTGGTGTTACCGAAGGATGTCCACAATG ATATGTTACTTTTTCTACAAGAATATTACATTTGGCTTCACTCTATTCTTATATGAGGTGTATGCATCTTTCTCTGGACAGCCTGCATACAATGACTGGTTTTTATCTTTCTATAGTGTCTTGTTTTCTTCTCTTCCTGCCATTGCCCTTGGGGTCTTTGACCAAGATGTATCTGCTAGGTACTGCCACAAG TTTCCCATCTTATACCAAGAAGGTGTACAAAATGTCCTATTCAGCTGGCGCCGGATTCTAAGCTGGATGCTCAACGGATTCGTCAGCGCCAtaataatcttcttcttctgcaCAAAAGCCATAGGCCTTCAAGCCTTCGACAAGGACGGACAAACCGCCGGAAAATCCATGCTAGGAGAAACCATGTATACTTGTGTCGTTTGGGTTGTAAACCTACAGATGGCGCTATCCGTGCGATACTTCACCTTAGTACAACATATTGCCATTTGGGGTTCTATTGCTCTTTGGTATTTCTTCATGTTTGTATATGGATCATTGCCTCCAAGCTTTTCCACAAATGCTTACAAAGTCTTTGTCGAGGCTCTTGCTCCGACTCCTTCCTATTGGATTGTCACGCTATTTGTGACGCTTTCTTCGCTTATACCGTACTTTTCGAGCTCGACGATTAAAATGTGGTTTTTTCCTATGCATCATGAAAGGGTACAATGGATGAGGTATGGGGACAAGAAGAGTAATGATCCTGAATAG
- the LOC131659172 gene encoding uncharacterized protein LOC131659172, which translates to MASNVTATREATRRTHTYSFHREGLVQLGQLGGLITGHNKTVFTENYGNILTLLDSHVDEWEKPDLNNITNALYLSIGDVHGNWKKNGSTQGFYMSFLVEKAQELANKKMWEAFNALLAVLIYGIVMFPNIHKFVDLAAICLFVEKNPVPTLLADTYYSVHSRYGKGGAIRNCLPLLYTWFKSHLPTSGPFVTSTQKWHQRIMGLTGNDIVWCPTGMDVEKVITSCGTFDNVPLIGTKGVINYNPKLALRQLGFALENKPLDKEIFESVCFEKGTDLKGLEKVRSAWNSIHTDDQTSLGEKNAVAKQAYTDWVEDRVKDRLLPFPKVNPLYKQPPKVPIAIMPAENCIPVNMESTQLHEKKSDAQPKHCLVDQKKVELTHEAKMLKGGSSRVQKRARTEKGERDTTVIVEDHQKILKRAMKEAEEKLN; encoded by the exons ATGGCTAGCAACGTGACCGCTACCAGAGAAGCTACAAGGCGTACTCACACTTACAGTTTCCATCGCGAAGGTTTGGTTCAGTTGGGGCAATTGGGTGGATTGATCACCGGTCATAATAAAACTGTGTTCACTGAGAATTATGGAAACATCTTGACTCTTTTGGACTCACACGTCGACGAATGGG AGAAACCAGATTTGAACAACATTAccaacgctctttatttgagcataggaGATGTTCATGGAAATTGGAAAAAGAACGGTAGCACTCAGGGTTTCTATATGAGTTTCTTGGTTGAGAAGGCCCAAGAGTTGGCTAACAAAAAGATGTGGGAGGCCTTCAACGCCCTTCTGGCCGTTTTGATTTATGGGATCGTGATGTTCCCTAACATTCATAAGTTCGTTGATCTGGCCGCTATATGTCTTTTTGTGGAGAAGAATCCGGTCCCCACTTTGCTAGCCGATACGTACTATTCTGTTCACTCTCGATATGGGAAAGGAGGAGCCATAAGAAATTGTTTGCCGTTGTTATACACCTGGTTTAAGTCCCACCTACCTACAAGTGGTCCTTTCGTTACTTCTACTCAGAAATGGcatcaaaggatcatggggcttactggAAATGACATTGTCTGGTGTCCTACTGGGATGGACGTAGAGAAAGTTATAACTAGCTGTGGTACTTTTGACAATgttcccctcataggaacgaaaggtgttatcaattataatcctaAGCTAGCGCTGCGTCAATTGGGTTTTGCACTTGAAAACAAGCCTTTAGACAAAGAAATATTtgaatccgtttgctttgagAAGGGAACCGATCTAAAAGGTTTAGAAAAAGTGAGGAGTGCCTGGAATAGCATCCATACAGATGATCAGACTTCTCTAGGTGAAAAGAATGCCGTTGCCAAACAAGCCTACACGGATTGGGTTGAGGATAGAGTTAAAGATCgtctgttgcctttcccgaaggttaatcCTTTGTACAAGCAACCACCTAAGGTTCCAATTGCCATTATGCCTGCTGAGAATTGCATCCCAGTAAATATGGAGAGCACCCAATTGCACGAAAAGAAGTCAGATGCGCAACCGAAACATTGTCTTGTGGACCAGAAAAAGGTTGAGTTGACACACGAAGCCAAAATGCTgaaaggaggatcttccagagttcaaaagagggctagaacCGAAAAAGGTGAAAGAGATACTACTGTTATTGTCGAGGATCACCAGAAGATCCTAAAAAGGGCCATgaaagaggcagaagagaaactcaa